The following proteins are co-located in the Phyllostomus discolor isolate MPI-MPIP mPhyDis1 chromosome 1, mPhyDis1.pri.v3, whole genome shotgun sequence genome:
- the DMP1 gene encoding dentin matrix acidic phosphoprotein 1 isoform X1, with protein MKTSILLMFLWGLSCALPVARYQNIESKSSEEWKESSESSEESKVSSEEQVNEDPSDSAKSEEGLGLDDHWYVHRPAGGLSRHAGKEGDDKDDDEDDSGDDTFGDDDNGPGPEETQGGNSRLRSDEDSADTTQSREDSASQGEDSAQGTTSESRDLDDEDEGNNRLEGDDSTQESESEEHWVGGGSEGDSSHGDGSEFDDEGMQSDDPDTIRSERSHSRTNSASVKSIESNGNSDEHVSTQDSGESQSMENPSRKFFRKSHISVEDDTDDLDNSNTMEEVKSDSTENTNSKETGLRQSRENSKSESQDSEENQSQDDSQNVQDTSSESSEEVDLPSPETSSESQEEVMNKSRGDNPDNTSSHSEEGQEDSDTSEEESLSKPSSSESKSREEQADSESNESLKYSEESSESTEDENSSSQEGLQSHSASAESQSDESQSEPDSQSEEGEGSDSEDSSKSQEDSISTESDSSSEEDGQSKNTEIESRKLTVDAYHNKPIGDQDDNDCQDGY; from the exons ATGAAGACCAGTATCCTGCTTATGTTCCTTTGGGGGTTGTCCTGTGCTCTTCCC GTAGCCAGGTATCAAAATATTGAATCCAAGAGCTCTGAAGAATGGAAG gagAGCAGTGAGTCATCAGAAGAAAGTAAAGTTAGCTCAGAGGAACAG GTAAATGAAGACCCCAGTGACAGCGCTAAATCAGAGGAAGGCCTGGGCCTTGATGATCATTGGTATGTTCATAGACCAGCTGGTGGCCTCTCTAGGCATGCAGGAAAAGAAGGAGATGATAAAGACGATGATGAAGATGACAGTGGAGATGACACCTTTGGTGACGATGATAATGGGCCAGGACCTGAAGAAACACAAGGAGGAAACTCCAGACTCAGAAGTGATGAAGACTCAGCTGACACCACACAATCCAGGGAAGATAGTGCCTCTCAAGGGGAAGACAGTGCCCAAGGTACCACCAGTGAGAGCAGGGATCTTGACGATGAGGACGAGGGGAACAACAGACTTGAGGGAGATGACTCCACTCAAGAAAGCGAAAGTGAGGAGCACTGGGTGGGAGGTGGCAGTGAGGGAGACAGTAGCCATGGGGATGGCTCTGAGTTTGATGATGAAGGGATGCAGAGCGATGATCCAGACACCATCAGGAGTGAGAGAAGCCACTCCAGAACGAACAGTGCCAGTGTCAAGTCAATAGAATCAAATGGGAACAGTGATGAGCATGTAAGCACTCAGGATTCAGGTGAGAGCCAATCCATGGAGAATCCCAGTAGGAAATTTTTCAGAAAGTCCCACATATCTGTGGAAGATGACACAGATGATCTTGACAATAGCAACACAATGGAAGAAGTCAAGAGTGACTCCACAGAAAACACTAACTCCAAAGAAACTGGCCTCAGACAATCCAGAGAAAACAGCAAGAGTGAATCTCAAGACAGTGAGGAGAATCAGTCTCAGGATGACAGTCAAAATGTACAAGACACCAGTAGTGAGTCTAGTGAAGAGGTTGACCTGCCATCTCCAGAAACTAGTAGTGAGTCTCAGGAAGAGGTAATGAATAAATCTAGGGGTGACAACCCAGATAATACCTCCAGTCACTCAGAAGAAGGTCAAGAAGACAGTGACACCAGTGAAGAGGAGAGTTTGAGTAAACCCTCCAGTTCAGAAAGCAAATCCAGAGAGGAGCAAGCTGACAGTGAATCCAATGAGAGCCTCAAATACTCAGAAGAAAGCTCGGAGTCTACTGAGGATGAAAACAGCTCCAGCCAGGAGGGCCTCCAGTCTCACAGTGCCTCTGCAGAGAGCCAGAGTGATGAAAGCCAGTCGGAACCAGACAGCCAGTCTGAGGAAGGTGAAGGCAGTGATTCTGAGGACAGCAGCAAGTCACAAGAAGATAGCATCTCTACTGAGAGCGATTCAAGCAGTGAGGAAGATGGCCAGTCAAAAAACACTGAGATAGAAAGCAGAAAACTAACAGTTGATGCTTATCACAACAAACCCATTGGGGATCAAGATGACAATGACTGTCAAGATGGCTATTAG
- the DMP1 gene encoding dentin matrix acidic phosphoprotein 1 isoform X2, whose product MKTSILLMFLWGLSCALPVARYQNIESKSSEEWKGHLAQTQTPPLESSESSEESKVSSEEQVNEDPSDSAKSEEGLGLDDHWYVHRPAGGLSRHAGKEGDDKDDDEDDSGDDTFGDDDNGPGPEETQGGNSRLRSDEDSADTTQSREDSASQGEDSAQGTTSESRDLDDEDEGNNRLEGDDSTQESESEEHWVGGGSEGDSSHGDGSEFDDEGMQSDDPDTIRSERSHSRTNSASVKSIESNGNSDEHVSTQDSGESQSMENPSRKFFRKSHISVEDDTDDLDNSNTMEEVKSDSTENTNSKETGLRQSRENSKSESQDSEENQSQDDSQNVQDTSSESSEEVDLPSPETSSESQEEVMNKSRGDNPDNTSSHSEEGQEDSDTSEEESLSKPSSSESKSREEQADSESNESLKYSEESSESTEDENSSSQEGLQSHSASAESQSDESQSEPDSQSEEGEGSDSEDSSKSQEDSISTESDSSSEEDGQSKNTEIESRKLTVDAYHNKPIGDQDDNDCQDGY is encoded by the exons ATGAAGACCAGTATCCTGCTTATGTTCCTTTGGGGGTTGTCCTGTGCTCTTCCC GTAGCCAGGTATCAAAATATTGAATCCAAGAGCTCTGAAGAATGGAAG GGTCATTTGGCTCAGACACAAACACCACCTTTG gagAGCAGTGAGTCATCAGAAGAAAGTAAAGTTAGCTCAGAGGAACAG GTAAATGAAGACCCCAGTGACAGCGCTAAATCAGAGGAAGGCCTGGGCCTTGATGATCATTGGTATGTTCATAGACCAGCTGGTGGCCTCTCTAGGCATGCAGGAAAAGAAGGAGATGATAAAGACGATGATGAAGATGACAGTGGAGATGACACCTTTGGTGACGATGATAATGGGCCAGGACCTGAAGAAACACAAGGAGGAAACTCCAGACTCAGAAGTGATGAAGACTCAGCTGACACCACACAATCCAGGGAAGATAGTGCCTCTCAAGGGGAAGACAGTGCCCAAGGTACCACCAGTGAGAGCAGGGATCTTGACGATGAGGACGAGGGGAACAACAGACTTGAGGGAGATGACTCCACTCAAGAAAGCGAAAGTGAGGAGCACTGGGTGGGAGGTGGCAGTGAGGGAGACAGTAGCCATGGGGATGGCTCTGAGTTTGATGATGAAGGGATGCAGAGCGATGATCCAGACACCATCAGGAGTGAGAGAAGCCACTCCAGAACGAACAGTGCCAGTGTCAAGTCAATAGAATCAAATGGGAACAGTGATGAGCATGTAAGCACTCAGGATTCAGGTGAGAGCCAATCCATGGAGAATCCCAGTAGGAAATTTTTCAGAAAGTCCCACATATCTGTGGAAGATGACACAGATGATCTTGACAATAGCAACACAATGGAAGAAGTCAAGAGTGACTCCACAGAAAACACTAACTCCAAAGAAACTGGCCTCAGACAATCCAGAGAAAACAGCAAGAGTGAATCTCAAGACAGTGAGGAGAATCAGTCTCAGGATGACAGTCAAAATGTACAAGACACCAGTAGTGAGTCTAGTGAAGAGGTTGACCTGCCATCTCCAGAAACTAGTAGTGAGTCTCAGGAAGAGGTAATGAATAAATCTAGGGGTGACAACCCAGATAATACCTCCAGTCACTCAGAAGAAGGTCAAGAAGACAGTGACACCAGTGAAGAGGAGAGTTTGAGTAAACCCTCCAGTTCAGAAAGCAAATCCAGAGAGGAGCAAGCTGACAGTGAATCCAATGAGAGCCTCAAATACTCAGAAGAAAGCTCGGAGTCTACTGAGGATGAAAACAGCTCCAGCCAGGAGGGCCTCCAGTCTCACAGTGCCTCTGCAGAGAGCCAGAGTGATGAAAGCCAGTCGGAACCAGACAGCCAGTCTGAGGAAGGTGAAGGCAGTGATTCTGAGGACAGCAGCAAGTCACAAGAAGATAGCATCTCTACTGAGAGCGATTCAAGCAGTGAGGAAGATGGCCAGTCAAAAAACACTGAGATAGAAAGCAGAAAACTAACAGTTGATGCTTATCACAACAAACCCATTGGGGATCAAGATGACAATGACTGTCAAGATGGCTATTAG